One segment of Synechococcus sp. A15-24 DNA contains the following:
- a CDS encoding NAD(P)/FAD-dependent oxidoreductase, translating to MAGGHFFLELEPPEERLRHAPHVVIVGGGFAGVHACKAVAKADVRITLIDKRNFNLFQPLLYQVSTGLVSRGDIATPLRELVGKQHNVQVLLGEVTNVYPEGKQIVFNGKVYSYDHLVLATGSGSTFFGHDEWRTFAPPMKILEHAEEIRRRLLMAMEQAEQTPDPDARQFLQTVVIVGAGPSGCEMAGAVSELMRWALNNAFKQLDPNKTRIVLVDPGDRVLRAMPGMLSSAALKSLEADGIEFLPKGRVQTMRPGEVIVGTPDGDVRLQAATVIWTAGVRASSLGKKLAEATGCEVDRGGRVIVEHDFSIADHPEIRVAGDLSSYSHTSNGKPLPGMAAPAKQAGAFIGKDIAAIVADRPRPTFSYFDFGSMAVLDRASAVADLRGLRFADGIGWILWAFVHLVLIPDWENRISLSIKWIFALLTQQRAAILLTGMPSQHMALDAVDAHFPMKAGEGVSIAEPDAALRAAMDYYSHQMTGHPQPQELMDTSFDSAADSAAAIK from the coding sequence ATGGCTGGCGGCCATTTTTTTCTTGAACTCGAACCTCCCGAGGAACGTCTCCGCCATGCCCCCCATGTCGTGATTGTCGGCGGGGGATTTGCCGGCGTGCATGCCTGCAAGGCTGTGGCCAAGGCTGATGTGCGCATCACGCTGATTGATAAGCGCAACTTCAACCTGTTCCAGCCCTTGCTGTATCAGGTTTCCACGGGTCTGGTGTCCCGTGGCGACATCGCCACACCCCTGCGCGAGCTGGTTGGCAAGCAACACAACGTTCAGGTGCTGCTGGGGGAAGTCACCAACGTTTACCCCGAAGGTAAGCAGATCGTCTTCAACGGAAAGGTCTACAGCTACGACCACCTGGTGCTGGCCACAGGATCCGGCAGCACCTTCTTCGGCCACGACGAATGGCGCACCTTTGCGCCTCCGATGAAAATCCTCGAGCACGCGGAAGAGATCCGCCGGCGCCTGTTGATGGCGATGGAACAGGCGGAGCAGACCCCGGATCCCGACGCACGCCAGTTCCTCCAGACCGTGGTGATCGTGGGGGCTGGCCCCAGCGGCTGCGAAATGGCCGGTGCCGTCTCCGAGCTGATGCGCTGGGCCCTCAACAACGCCTTCAAACAGCTCGATCCCAACAAGACTCGGATCGTGCTGGTCGATCCAGGTGATCGCGTGCTTCGGGCCATGCCGGGGATGTTGTCGTCAGCAGCTCTGAAGTCGTTGGAAGCTGACGGCATCGAGTTTCTGCCCAAGGGTCGTGTCCAGACCATGCGGCCGGGTGAAGTCATCGTCGGGACACCCGATGGCGACGTCCGCCTTCAGGCAGCCACCGTCATCTGGACCGCCGGCGTGCGTGCGTCGAGCCTCGGCAAGAAGCTGGCTGAAGCCACAGGGTGCGAGGTCGACCGCGGCGGTCGCGTCATCGTTGAGCACGACTTCTCCATCGCTGATCATCCGGAGATCCGAGTTGCCGGTGATCTCAGCAGCTACAGCCACACGTCCAACGGCAAACCCCTCCCCGGAATGGCTGCCCCTGCCAAACAGGCCGGGGCCTTCATCGGCAAAGACATCGCCGCCATCGTTGCTGACAGGCCAAGGCCGACCTTCAGTTACTTCGATTTCGGCAGCATGGCCGTGCTTGATCGCGCCAGCGCTGTCGCCGACCTGCGCGGACTGCGCTTCGCCGATGGCATTGGCTGGATTCTCTGGGCCTTTGTGCACCTGGTATTGATCCCTGACTGGGAGAACCGCATCTCGCTGTCGATTAAGTGGATCTTCGCCTTACTGACCCAGCAACGGGCAGCCATCCTGCTGACCGGAATGCCCAGCCAACACATGGCCCTCGATGCCGTGGACGCGCACTTCCCGATGAAAGCCGGCGAAGGCGTCTCAATCGCCGAGCCTGATGCCGCCCTCAGGGCAGCCATGGATTACTACTCCCACCAGATGACGGGACATCCCCAGCCTCAGGAGCTGATGGACACCAGTTTCGATTCCGCAGCCGATTCAGCGGCAGCCATCAAATAA
- a CDS encoding DUF565 domain-containing protein, with protein MGITERSSLPLFPPQPIVQPQSTRLQRSFGGLVQRLETWAGNPWRRLSLLSIAALFGFLVGSAITSVAGVLGQMDPVGALIVVLGTEVTVRLRSTGSARLVEQVLNVSRIGLLYGLFLEAFKLL; from the coding sequence ATGGGGATCACCGAACGTTCTTCCCTGCCCCTTTTCCCACCTCAACCGATCGTGCAGCCCCAGTCGACCCGTCTGCAACGAAGCTTCGGGGGCCTCGTTCAGCGGCTGGAAACGTGGGCTGGTAATCCTTGGCGACGGCTTTCGCTGCTCTCCATCGCCGCACTTTTCGGCTTTTTAGTCGGCAGTGCCATCACCTCCGTTGCCGGGGTTTTGGGTCAGATGGATCCCGTCGGGGCCTTGATCGTTGTTCTTGGCACGGAAGTCACCGTGCGGCTCCGCAGCACAGGTTCGGCAAGACTTGTCGAACAGGTGCTGAACGTGAGCCGAATCGGACTCCTTTACGGGCTGTTTCTTGAAGCGTTCAAGTTGCTGTGA
- a CDS encoding DUF2555 domain-containing protein, with product MTTAPGSATPITPERLAQFDEESIAVLARRLDDDDYPTPFAGLSDWHLLRALAIHRPELTAPYVHLVDQEPFDED from the coding sequence ATGACCACCGCTCCAGGATCAGCCACCCCGATCACCCCCGAACGCCTGGCGCAGTTCGATGAAGAGTCGATCGCCGTATTGGCGAGACGATTGGACGATGACGACTACCCGACGCCGTTTGCGGGGTTGTCGGACTGGCATCTGCTCCGGGCCCTGGCCATTCATCGCCCCGAACTCACGGCCCCCTACGTGCATTTGGTCGATCAGGAACCCTTTGATGAGGACTGA
- the coaBC gene encoding bifunctional phosphopantothenoylcysteine decarboxylase/phosphopantothenate--cysteine ligase CoaBC — MRTEVSIPLKGRRLLVAVSGSIAAVKTPLLVSALVKAGAEVRCLVTPSAAKLVSPLALASLSRHRCYTEDDGWDSSCSRPLHIELAEWAELVLLAPLSATSLSRWSQGSADGLLASVLLACECPVLAAIAMNTAMWSHPAVQRNWQVVQTFPGVVPFMPQPGLLACDRLGDGRMADPMLIELAASSLFSRGDTGPVANRDWSGLRLLVSAGPTVEPIDQARLITNRSSGAMGVLLAQAARLRGAEVVLVHGPLQVPEPWLESLHCHSVSSAAEMQAVLEQQQAGMDAIAMVAAVADLRRDATANGSAGGKVSKANLAVQLTDGWELVPDLLQGLAEQRPAGQLILGFAALTGDHKALRRLGEEKRLRKGCDLLLVNPIDRPGQGFGQARNGGWLLGDGWSKELPVTGKLQLAHQLLDALLAVRQQVPSSPAPAGR, encoded by the coding sequence ATGAGGACTGAGGTCTCCATACCTCTTAAGGGGCGCCGTCTTCTGGTTGCCGTCAGCGGCAGCATTGCTGCTGTGAAGACGCCGCTATTAGTCAGTGCCCTGGTGAAGGCAGGAGCTGAGGTGCGCTGTCTCGTCACGCCCAGTGCCGCCAAGCTGGTGAGTCCGCTTGCTCTGGCGAGCCTGAGTCGCCACCGCTGCTACACGGAAGACGACGGATGGGACTCGTCCTGCAGTCGACCGCTGCACATCGAGTTGGCGGAGTGGGCAGAACTCGTGCTGCTGGCTCCCTTGAGTGCCACGAGCCTCAGTCGCTGGAGCCAGGGATCTGCCGATGGTCTACTCGCCAGCGTCTTACTTGCTTGCGAGTGTCCTGTGCTGGCAGCCATCGCCATGAATACGGCGATGTGGAGTCACCCCGCTGTCCAGCGCAACTGGCAGGTCGTGCAGACCTTCCCAGGTGTGGTTCCCTTTATGCCTCAGCCGGGCCTGCTGGCCTGCGATCGCCTTGGTGACGGGCGTATGGCGGATCCGATGCTGATCGAGCTGGCGGCCAGCAGCCTGTTCAGCCGCGGCGATACCGGCCCCGTTGCAAACAGGGACTGGAGCGGACTCCGACTCCTGGTGTCGGCTGGGCCGACCGTTGAGCCCATTGATCAGGCTCGCTTGATCACCAACCGCAGCAGTGGGGCGATGGGCGTGTTGCTGGCCCAAGCTGCGCGTTTGCGGGGTGCAGAGGTGGTGTTGGTCCACGGTCCTCTGCAAGTTCCCGAGCCTTGGTTGGAATCCCTTCACTGCCATTCGGTCAGCAGCGCTGCAGAGATGCAGGCGGTGCTGGAGCAACAGCAGGCTGGGATGGATGCGATCGCCATGGTTGCAGCGGTCGCTGATCTCCGCCGCGATGCAACCGCCAACGGCTCTGCAGGCGGAAAAGTATCCAAAGCAAACCTGGCGGTTCAGCTCACCGATGGTTGGGAGTTGGTGCCCGATCTGTTGCAGGGTTTGGCTGAGCAGCGTCCAGCCGGGCAGTTGATCCTTGGCTTTGCTGCCTTGACCGGTGATCACAAAGCCCTGCGCCGTCTCGGTGAGGAGAAGCGCCTTCGTAAGGGATGTGATCTGTTGCTGGTCAATCCCATTGACCGGCCAGGGCAGGGGTTTGGCCAAGCCCGCAACGGCGGCTGGCTGTTAGGTGACGGATGGTCCAAGGAGCTTCCGGTAACCGGAAAGTTGCAGCTGGCCCATCAGCTGCTGGATGCTCTGCTTGCCGTCAGGCAGCAAGTCCCGTCGAGTCCTGCCCCAGCAGGTCGATGA
- a CDS encoding photosystem II manganese-stabilizing polypeptide, giving the protein MRIRPLLAVVLALCLAFFTTACSGDSEAVQRGASNVTYDDIHNTGKANDCPTIGDSARGSIALSVGGSYELRDVCMHPVQVYAKEEPKNVRQQAEFVEGKILTRYTSSLDEVYGDLKVTEVGLEFQEKGGIDFQPITVLVPGGEEFPFTFSSKSLKATADGDALTTSTDFEGTYRTPSYRTSNFIDPKGRALTTGVQYAQGLVALGGDDEQLEKDNNKRYIDGVGTMSLSITKVDPETGEFAGVFSAIQPSDSDMGGREVVDIKITGELYGRLEEA; this is encoded by the coding sequence ATGCGCATCCGTCCTCTGCTGGCCGTCGTGCTGGCGCTCTGTCTCGCTTTCTTCACCACGGCCTGCAGTGGCGACAGTGAAGCTGTTCAGCGTGGCGCGTCCAACGTCACCTACGACGACATCCACAACACCGGTAAAGCCAACGATTGCCCCACGATTGGCGATTCCGCCCGTGGTTCGATCGCTCTGAGCGTGGGTGGCAGCTACGAACTGCGCGATGTCTGCATGCATCCCGTTCAGGTGTACGCCAAGGAGGAGCCCAAGAACGTGCGCCAGCAGGCCGAGTTCGTTGAGGGCAAGATTCTGACCCGTTACACCTCCAGCCTTGACGAGGTCTACGGCGATCTGAAGGTGACCGAGGTCGGACTCGAATTCCAAGAGAAAGGCGGCATCGACTTCCAGCCCATCACCGTTCTGGTGCCCGGCGGTGAGGAGTTCCCCTTCACCTTCTCCAGCAAGTCGCTCAAGGCCACGGCCGATGGTGACGCTCTGACCACCAGCACAGATTTCGAAGGCACCTATCGCACCCCCAGCTATCGCACCAGCAACTTCATCGATCCCAAGGGACGGGCTCTGACCACTGGTGTGCAGTACGCCCAGGGTCTGGTGGCTCTCGGTGGTGACGACGAACAGCTCGAGAAAGACAACAACAAGCGCTACATCGATGGCGTCGGCACGATGAGCCTGTCCATCACCAAGGTTGATCCTGAAACCGGTGAATTTGCCGGTGTGTTCAGTGCCATTCAGCCCTCCGACTCCGACATGGGCGGCCGTGAAGTGGTGGACATCAAGATCACCGGTGAGCTCTACGGCCGGCTTGAAGAGGCTTGA
- the sat gene encoding sulfate adenylyltransferase, which produces MTASAPASAQRSGVIAPYGGSLVDLMVPQDQRESVKATATKSLECSDRNACDVELLVVGGFSPLRGFMHQEDYDAVVSGHRLAAGQLFGLPIVMDTDREDVVVGDTVLLTYKGQNLAVLQVEAKWEPNKVVEAKGCYGTTSIEHPAVRMITMERKRFYLGGSLKGLELPQRVFPCKTPAEVRAGLPDGEDVVAFQCRNPIHRAHYELFTRALHAQNVSENAAVLVHPTCGPTQQDDIPGAVRFQTYERLAAEVNNDRIRWAYLPYAMHMAGPREALQHMIIRRNYGCTHFIIGRDMAGCKSSLSGDDFYGPYDAQNFAKECAPELTMETVPSLNLVYTEEEGYVTAEHAEARGLHVKKLSGTQFRKMLRGGEEIPEWFAFKSVVEVLRAA; this is translated from the coding sequence ATGACCGCCAGCGCACCTGCTTCTGCCCAGCGATCCGGTGTGATTGCCCCCTACGGCGGCTCCCTGGTGGATCTGATGGTGCCCCAGGACCAGCGGGAGTCGGTCAAGGCCACGGCCACCAAGTCGCTGGAATGCTCTGATCGCAATGCCTGCGATGTGGAACTGCTGGTGGTGGGTGGCTTCTCCCCCCTCCGCGGCTTCATGCATCAGGAGGACTACGACGCTGTGGTGAGCGGCCATCGTCTGGCGGCCGGTCAGCTGTTCGGGCTGCCGATCGTGATGGACACCGACCGTGAGGACGTGGTGGTCGGCGACACAGTTCTGTTGACCTACAAAGGCCAGAACCTGGCTGTCCTGCAGGTGGAAGCCAAATGGGAACCCAACAAGGTGGTCGAGGCCAAGGGTTGTTACGGCACCACGTCGATCGAACACCCTGCGGTGCGGATGATCACCATGGAGCGCAAGCGCTTCTACCTGGGTGGCAGCCTCAAGGGTCTTGAACTGCCCCAGCGTGTCTTCCCCTGCAAGACACCGGCAGAGGTACGCGCTGGCCTGCCCGACGGTGAAGACGTGGTGGCCTTCCAGTGCCGCAACCCGATCCACCGCGCCCACTACGAGCTGTTCACCCGTGCCCTGCACGCCCAGAACGTGAGCGAGAACGCCGCGGTGCTGGTGCACCCCACCTGCGGCCCCACCCAGCAGGACGACATTCCCGGCGCTGTGCGCTTCCAGACCTATGAGCGTCTGGCGGCTGAAGTGAACAACGACCGGATCCGCTGGGCTTACCTGCCCTATGCCATGCACATGGCGGGTCCCCGCGAGGCCCTGCAGCACATGATCATCCGCCGCAATTACGGCTGCACCCACTTCATCATCGGCCGCGACATGGCGGGATGTAAGTCGTCCCTGAGTGGTGACGACTTCTACGGCCCCTATGACGCCCAGAACTTCGCTAAGGAATGCGCTCCTGAGCTGACCATGGAAACGGTGCCCTCCCTGAACCTCGTCTACACCGAGGAAGAGGGATACGTCACCGCTGAGCATGCCGAGGCCCGTGGCCTGCATGTGAAGAAGCTCAGCGGCACGCAATTCCGCAAGATGCTGCGCGGCGGCGAGGAAATCCCCGAGTGGTTCGCCTTCAAGAGCGTGGTCGAGGTGCTGCGCGCCGCCTGA
- the ftsH3 gene encoding ATP-dependent zinc metalloprotease FtsH3, translating to MNKRWRNIGLTALLVLAIVVIAPAFLGGGNTQQEARTMRYSDFVEAVEDNQISRVLISPDRGTAQVVENDGRRAQVNLAPDKELLGLLTQHDVDIAVQPTRQAPAWQQAAGSLIFPLLLLGGLFFLFRRAQGGGGGNPAMQFGKSKARVQMEPSTQVTFSDVAGIEGAKLELTEVVDFLKNPDRFTAVGAKIPKGVLLVGPPGTGKTLLAKAVAGEAGVPFFSISGSEFVEMFVGVGASRVRDLFEQAKKNAPCIVFIDEIDAVGRQRGAGLGGGNDEREQTLNQLLTEMDGFEGNTGIIIVAATNRPDVLDAALMRPGRFDRQVTVDRPDYAGRLQILNVHARGKTLSKDVDLDKVARRTPGYTGADLANLLNEAAILAARRELTEVSNDEISDAIERVMAGPEKKDRVMSERRKRLVAYHEAGHALVGALMPDYDPVQKISIIPRGNAGGLTFFTPSEERMESGLYSRAYLQNQMAVALGGRVAEEIVYGEDEVTTGASNDLQQVASTARQMITRFGMSDTLGPVALGRAQGGMFLGRDIAAERDFSEDTAATIDQEVSELVDVAYKRATKVLVDNRAVLDELADMLVEQETVDAEELQELLITRDVRVAEYI from the coding sequence TTGAACAAGCGTTGGCGCAACATCGGCCTGACGGCCCTGCTAGTCCTGGCGATCGTGGTGATAGCCCCGGCCTTCCTGGGCGGTGGCAACACCCAGCAGGAAGCTCGGACCATGCGCTACAGCGATTTCGTTGAAGCGGTTGAGGACAATCAGATCAGTCGCGTGCTGATCTCCCCGGATCGGGGCACCGCTCAGGTGGTGGAAAACGACGGCCGCCGCGCCCAGGTGAACCTGGCTCCCGACAAGGAGCTGCTCGGTCTGCTGACCCAGCACGATGTGGATATCGCTGTGCAGCCCACCCGTCAGGCTCCGGCCTGGCAGCAGGCCGCTGGAAGCCTGATCTTCCCGCTGCTGTTGCTGGGTGGGTTGTTCTTCCTCTTCCGCCGTGCCCAGGGCGGCGGCGGTGGTAACCCCGCCATGCAGTTCGGCAAGAGCAAGGCCAGGGTGCAGATGGAGCCTTCCACCCAGGTCACCTTCAGCGATGTCGCCGGCATTGAAGGCGCCAAGCTCGAACTCACCGAAGTCGTCGACTTCCTCAAGAATCCGGATCGCTTCACGGCCGTTGGAGCCAAGATCCCCAAGGGTGTGTTGCTGGTGGGCCCTCCAGGCACCGGTAAGACCCTGCTCGCCAAGGCCGTTGCAGGTGAGGCGGGTGTCCCCTTCTTCTCGATCTCCGGCTCTGAATTTGTCGAGATGTTCGTGGGCGTCGGTGCCAGTCGTGTTCGCGACCTGTTCGAACAGGCCAAGAAAAACGCTCCCTGCATCGTCTTCATTGACGAGATAGATGCTGTCGGCCGTCAGCGTGGCGCTGGCTTAGGTGGCGGTAACGATGAACGCGAACAGACTCTCAACCAGCTCCTGACGGAGATGGATGGTTTCGAAGGCAACACCGGCATCATCATCGTCGCGGCGACCAACCGTCCGGACGTCTTGGATGCTGCGTTGATGCGCCCCGGTCGTTTCGATCGACAGGTCACCGTGGACCGGCCCGATTACGCCGGTCGTCTCCAGATCCTCAATGTTCACGCCCGCGGCAAGACGTTGTCCAAGGACGTCGACCTTGACAAGGTGGCCCGTCGCACCCCCGGCTACACCGGTGCTGATCTGGCCAACCTGCTTAATGAGGCTGCCATCCTGGCTGCCCGTCGCGAACTCACCGAGGTCAGCAACGACGAGATCAGTGATGCAATCGAGCGCGTCATGGCCGGTCCTGAGAAAAAGGATCGCGTCATGAGCGAGCGCCGCAAGCGTTTGGTGGCTTATCACGAGGCTGGTCACGCTCTGGTCGGTGCTCTGATGCCCGACTACGACCCCGTCCAGAAGATTTCGATCATTCCCCGCGGCAATGCCGGTGGTCTCACCTTCTTCACGCCCAGTGAAGAACGGATGGAGTCCGGTTTGTACTCCAGGGCTTATCTGCAGAACCAGATGGCGGTCGCTCTCGGTGGCCGTGTCGCTGAGGAGATTGTCTACGGCGAGGACGAAGTCACCACAGGTGCCTCCAACGACCTGCAGCAGGTGGCCTCAACGGCCCGTCAGATGATCACCCGCTTCGGCATGAGCGACACCCTCGGCCCTGTAGCCCTTGGTCGCGCTCAGGGTGGCATGTTCCTCGGCCGCGATATCGCAGCAGAGCGCGATTTCTCTGAAGACACTGCCGCCACCATCGACCAGGAAGTGTCTGAGCTGGTAGATGTGGCTTACAAGCGGGCCACCAAGGTGTTGGTGGACAACCGTGCTGTGCTGGATGAACTGGCCGACATGCTGGTAGAACAGGAGACTGTTGATGCCGAGGAGTTGCAAGAACTCCTGATTACCCGCGACGTTCGCGTTGCCGAATACATCTGA
- a CDS encoding bifunctional 4-hydroxy-2-oxoglutarate aldolase/2-dehydro-3-deoxy-phosphogluconate aldolase, with protein sequence MQCQEALIASLAAQPILVVVRPNPTDLDGDDGPGSLLDHLSCLASVGLRHVEIGWQLDSRWCSFVARVRQRCPSLQLGAASLLTTDALADLKTCGLPFAMSPCFDPALLERARQRGILLVPGVFSPTELQQAAAMGCGLVKLFPAVSVGVDYIQRLRAPLGPLPQVIAAGGLGVGDVDAWLTAGHAAVALGRQVIDIQGPDPALLRWLQTTSG encoded by the coding sequence TTGCAGTGTCAGGAGGCGTTGATCGCCTCCCTGGCTGCCCAACCGATCCTGGTTGTGGTCCGCCCCAATCCGACTGATCTGGATGGTGATGATGGTCCGGGATCACTCCTGGACCATTTGTCATGTCTGGCCAGCGTCGGTCTGCGTCATGTGGAGATCGGCTGGCAGCTCGACAGCAGATGGTGCTCCTTCGTTGCTCGGGTCCGTCAGCGTTGTCCATCGCTGCAGTTGGGAGCTGCCTCGCTGCTCACGACCGATGCCCTGGCGGATCTGAAGACCTGCGGACTGCCCTTCGCCATGTCGCCCTGCTTCGATCCGGCTCTGCTGGAGCGGGCTCGCCAACGCGGGATTCTGCTGGTGCCAGGGGTGTTCAGTCCCACAGAGCTTCAGCAGGCGGCGGCCATGGGTTGCGGACTGGTCAAGCTGTTTCCCGCCGTCAGCGTCGGAGTCGACTACATCCAGCGTCTACGCGCACCCCTCGGGCCGTTGCCGCAGGTGATTGCCGCCGGAGGCCTGGGGGTGGGTGATGTAGATGCCTGGCTAACGGCAGGTCACGCCGCCGTAGCCCTGGGACGACAGGTCATCGACATTCAGGGTCCTGATCCCGCCTTGTTGCGGTGGCTGCAGACCACTTCTGGTTGA
- the aroC gene encoding chorismate synthase → MGSSFGDLFRISTFGESHGGGVGVIVEGCPPRLDLDVEAIQAELDRRRPGQSHITTPRKEADQVEVLSGLLDGQTTMGTPIAMLVRNKDQRPGDYKDMAVAFRPSHADATYQVKYGVQARSGGGRASARETIGRVAAGAIAKQLLAKAAGTEVLAWVKRIHTIEANVDPQAVTLDAIESNIVRCPDAPTAAQMVERIEAIGRDGDSCGGVIECVVRNPAPGLGMPVFDKLEADLAKAVMSLPATKGFEIGSGFSGTLLKGSEHNDAFVPTDDGRLQTATNNSGGIQGGISNGEPIVIRVAFKPTATIRKEQQTIDSDGKATTLAGKGRHDPCVLPRAVPMVEAMVALVLVDHLLRQQGQCSLW, encoded by the coding sequence ATGGGCAGCAGCTTCGGCGATCTGTTTCGGATCAGCACCTTCGGTGAGTCCCACGGCGGTGGCGTGGGCGTGATCGTGGAGGGTTGCCCTCCACGCCTGGACCTTGATGTTGAAGCAATCCAGGCGGAGTTAGATCGGCGACGGCCGGGCCAGAGCCACATCACCACCCCACGCAAGGAAGCCGATCAGGTGGAGGTGCTCAGCGGCCTTCTCGATGGGCAGACCACCATGGGAACACCGATCGCCATGTTGGTACGCAACAAGGACCAGCGCCCCGGCGACTACAAGGACATGGCCGTGGCGTTCCGGCCTTCCCATGCCGATGCCACCTACCAGGTGAAATACGGCGTGCAAGCCCGCAGTGGGGGCGGGCGGGCCTCAGCCCGCGAAACAATCGGGCGCGTGGCCGCCGGTGCGATCGCCAAGCAGCTGCTAGCCAAGGCCGCAGGGACGGAGGTGCTCGCCTGGGTCAAACGCATCCACACCATCGAGGCGAATGTGGATCCCCAGGCTGTGACGCTGGACGCCATCGAGAGCAACATCGTTCGCTGCCCGGACGCCCCCACAGCCGCTCAGATGGTGGAACGGATCGAGGCGATCGGGCGCGACGGCGACTCCTGTGGCGGCGTGATCGAATGCGTGGTGCGCAACCCAGCACCGGGGCTGGGAATGCCCGTGTTCGACAAGCTGGAGGCCGATCTGGCCAAGGCGGTGATGTCCCTCCCCGCCACCAAGGGCTTTGAGATCGGTTCTGGCTTCAGCGGAACCCTGCTCAAGGGCAGCGAGCACAACGATGCCTTTGTGCCCACCGATGACGGAAGACTGCAGACGGCTACCAACAACTCAGGTGGCATCCAGGGCGGCATCAGCAACGGCGAGCCGATTGTGATCCGGGTGGCGTTCAAGCCCACAGCCACTATCCGCAAGGAACAGCAGACCATTGATTCCGACGGCAAGGCCACCACCCTGGCCGGCAAGGGTCGACACGACCCCTGTGTGCTGCCGAGGGCCGTGCCGATGGTGGAGGCGATGGTGGCGCTGGTGCTGGTGGATCACCTGCTGCGGCAGCAGGGTCAGTGCAGCCTCTGGTGA
- a CDS encoding aspartyl/asparaginyl beta-hydroxylase domain-containing protein, producing the protein MRNKLLRWAPWNYRFWREVARWCYERSLHNPAVVPVLEHFPASAELQSNFDAIRRETLEVALSGRLPANHEIMEQQRTLYEFDRKVWGMLPLRGYGYDYPANQALIPSLRSFLSRYSDVVSAAVSLFPQGKVLRPHKGPFKGVWRFHLPLYVADLGDGRSSCELMIDGKTYHLQEGEGFLWDDTFLHSAVNRSDQPRVVLLFDVFRRDQPFWLVAMSWLFLAIAQLWQRLQNMRERALLRAAAS; encoded by the coding sequence GTGCGGAACAAGCTGCTGCGCTGGGCCCCCTGGAACTACCGCTTCTGGCGTGAGGTCGCCCGCTGGTGCTACGAACGCTCGTTACACAATCCGGCCGTGGTGCCGGTCCTCGAACACTTTCCCGCCAGCGCTGAACTGCAAAGCAATTTCGACGCCATTCGCCGGGAAACCCTGGAGGTCGCGCTCTCAGGGCGCCTGCCGGCCAACCACGAGATCATGGAGCAGCAGCGCACGCTCTACGAATTCGACCGCAAGGTGTGGGGAATGCTGCCTCTGCGGGGCTACGGCTACGACTACCCCGCCAATCAGGCCTTGATCCCAAGCCTGAGGAGCTTTCTCAGCCGCTATAGCGATGTGGTGTCCGCCGCGGTGAGCCTGTTCCCACAGGGAAAAGTGCTGCGGCCCCACAAAGGTCCGTTCAAAGGCGTCTGGCGGTTCCACCTGCCCTTGTATGTGGCCGATCTGGGGGATGGACGCAGCTCCTGTGAACTAATGATCGATGGCAAGACGTATCACCTGCAGGAAGGGGAAGGCTTTCTCTGGGACGACACCTTCCTGCATTCCGCCGTGAACCGGTCGGACCAGCCACGGGTTGTGCTGCTGTTCGATGTGTTCCGCCGTGACCAGCCCTTCTGGTTGGTGGCCATGAGCTGGCTGTTTCTTGCCATCGCCCAGCTGTGGCAACGCCTGCAGAACATGCGGGAACGGGCCCTGCTGCGCGCGGCGGCTTCGTAG
- a CDS encoding phospholipase D-like domain-containing protein: protein MQVGNVEVEVLFAPHPKRNADHGLNWLAALLASAKNQIDMALFVFSAQQLADVLEERANDGVKIRLVADPGFASRSFSEVLDLLGVALPDRDCKLEAHNKPFAKPIRGVGTPRLARSDTLHHKFAVIDNKTVVTGSFNWSPSAAHTNDETLLVIHSPQLSKHFTREMDRLWDGAELGITPHLQRKFDRQRIRCGDGVERA, encoded by the coding sequence GTGCAGGTGGGCAATGTGGAGGTAGAGGTGCTGTTCGCACCCCACCCCAAACGCAATGCCGACCACGGGTTGAACTGGCTGGCAGCACTACTGGCCTCCGCCAAGAACCAGATCGACATGGCCCTGTTCGTGTTCTCGGCTCAGCAGCTGGCGGATGTGCTGGAGGAGCGCGCCAACGACGGTGTGAAAATTCGGCTGGTGGCTGACCCTGGGTTCGCCAGCCGATCGTTCTCAGAGGTGCTGGATCTGCTGGGGGTGGCCCTGCCCGATCGCGATTGCAAACTCGAGGCCCACAACAAACCATTCGCAAAACCCATTCGCGGTGTCGGCACCCCTCGCCTCGCCAGAAGCGACACGCTGCACCACAAGTTCGCCGTGATCGATAACAAAACCGTGGTCACAGGATCCTTCAATTGGTCGCCCTCGGCTGCTCACACCAACGACGAAACCCTGCTGGTCATTCATTCACCTCAGCTCTCTAAACACTTCACCCGAGAAATGGATCGCCTCTGGGACGGAGCAGAACTTGGGATCACACCACACCTCCAACGCAAATTCGACCGTCAGCGGATCCGTTGCGGGGATGGGGTGGAGAGGGCCTGA